In Hallerella succinigenes, the following are encoded in one genomic region:
- the pilM gene encoding pilus assembly protein PilM, protein MALDLIAKIRGERQTIGVDIGHYRIKVVRVHHGRGNSRSIMAVDMEPTPEGAFVDNEIQDEAKLREAVVRLMTRNFPDFTKDDLVTSIGWSAGVLADKSVAKVPKNGNEDAIVVQTAQAKPPFDDQDIMLDYQVIERDGKGEVKSLVVAAKNKILGDYSKLFSLASYKLTAIDVDVFGIANAYVATVPEDRLQETVALLDIGEKKSTMTFLREGQFHSVRTMTIGSVESVISTLTRHLGIDEGTCHEMFEKNDLTMVKDRSVSEVESVLQLAYEEVVSSVEFGLRYYSTSESGEKPVRLMVCGGGANLPNLCEYLKDKLSIECEGLNPFARIPCDPGVVGDEGMPMALSNVYTPALGLALRKF, encoded by the coding sequence TTGGCTTTGGATCTTATCGCTAAAATCCGAGGTGAGCGCCAGACCATTGGCGTTGACATCGGTCATTACCGTATTAAGGTCGTTCGTGTGCATCACGGACGAGGTAATTCTCGCAGTATCATGGCTGTGGACATGGAACCGACCCCTGAAGGTGCTTTCGTCGATAACGAAATTCAAGATGAAGCAAAACTTCGTGAAGCGGTTGTCCGCTTGATGACCCGTAACTTTCCGGATTTCACGAAGGATGACTTGGTGACTTCGATCGGTTGGTCTGCGGGTGTTCTTGCGGATAAAAGCGTGGCAAAGGTTCCGAAGAACGGGAACGAAGACGCCATCGTGGTGCAGACCGCACAGGCAAAACCTCCGTTTGATGACCAAGACATCATGCTGGATTATCAGGTAATTGAACGCGACGGAAAGGGCGAAGTGAAGTCCCTGGTCGTGGCTGCCAAGAACAAAATTTTAGGGGATTATTCGAAACTCTTTTCGCTTGCCAGTTATAAATTGACAGCCATCGATGTAGATGTTTTTGGCATTGCCAATGCTTATGTGGCAACGGTTCCGGAAGACAGGCTTCAGGAGACAGTCGCCCTTCTCGATATCGGAGAAAAGAAGTCCACGATGACGTTCCTCCGCGAAGGTCAGTTCCACTCGGTTCGAACCATGACCATAGGATCGGTGGAATCGGTCATTTCGACTTTGACTCGTCACCTGGGTATCGACGAAGGTACCTGCCATGAAATGTTTGAAAAGAATGACCTGACCATGGTCAAGGATCGCTCGGTCTCGGAAGTGGAGTCCGTTCTGCAGCTCGCTTACGAAGAAGTGGTGAGCTCTGTAGAATTCGGTCTGCGCTACTACTCGACGAGCGAATCTGGTGAAAAGCCTGTCCGTCTCATGGTTTGCGGCGGCGGAGCAAACCTGCCGAATCTCTGCGAATACTTGAAGGACAAGCTTTCAATTGAATGCGAAGGCTTGAATCCGTTCGCAAGAATTCCTTGTGATCCGGGTGTTGTCGGTGACGAAGGAATGCCCATGGCACTGTCGAACGTTTATACTCCCGCACTGGGACTTGCTTTAAGGAAGTTCTAA
- a CDS encoding type 4a pilus biogenesis protein PilO, which translates to MQALNLKDKKTIYALAISLLILAGAYFVYTYMWEPFTLEEQRLESELRNAESELSKINVQKGRIAKLEAELVAAENEFERLKEMFPEEEKVPMRLQDLYAVLRSAGVQIQKFSPGPRTEREYFFEHRYSVAVNAGYHMLGYLFAEIANFNYPTAIADLKISRYSGIKQEIEKAESHGWTPITISVSFNLTTYTSKKVAQ; encoded by the coding sequence ATGCAAGCACTTAACCTGAAAGACAAAAAGACCATATACGCGCTTGCCATCTCACTGTTGATTCTCGCAGGAGCCTACTTCGTTTATACGTATATGTGGGAACCGTTCACCCTCGAAGAACAGCGCTTGGAAAGCGAGCTCCGCAATGCGGAATCGGAACTTTCGAAGATCAATGTCCAGAAGGGTCGAATTGCAAAGCTCGAAGCGGAACTCGTCGCTGCGGAAAATGAATTCGAACGTTTGAAGGAAATGTTCCCGGAAGAAGAAAAGGTTCCGATGCGTTTGCAGGACCTTTACGCGGTTCTTCGCAGTGCTGGCGTTCAGATTCAGAAGTTCAGCCCGGGTCCTCGTACCGAAAGGGAATACTTCTTTGAACATCGTTATTCAGTAGCTGTGAATGCGGGTTATCACATGCTCGGCTATCTGTTTGCGGAAATTGCAAACTTCAACTATCCGACAGCGATTGCCGATTTGAAGATTTCCCGTTACTCGGGAATCAAGCAGGAAATCGAAAAGGCGGAATCTCATGGATGGACTCCGATTACGATCTCTGTTTCGTTTAATTTGACCACGTATACATCCAAGAAGGTTGCCCAATGA
- a CDS encoding peptidylprolyl isomerase, translating into MLTWINENAKWVIAIFAVGIALGLLAMDRTPEQSHQYPIGRVDGVEIPYAEFNNRVNRITETNYRGQNLSDEQRAQLRNNIFQSFVQQELLKAQFDENALYASVAEMKAELKNNPDVVRRLVGEEAQQRVYAIQANSASEQEAAQNVQTFIQTLPKFLLDTAFDKAAFDAWLETPAAYEWLNMQNYEQELKTMTIPLHQLQIFVTANAHPTSLESQWNVNNRLVSQDVEVAFTSANDFQVDPASVDSLKVNAYFDAHQDSFFVTKDQVRLAYAYLPIQPTAKDEEEIRKYAMTVYYQVKDSNSTSSFEEMAKVASEDVGTAANGGLLGDYTARGTWVKEFEDVAFALDSGAISEPVRTKFGYHIIQSLGKMKDSTGTEKVKAAHILFSVTASPETIDSLEKILAGIKSAVEESDSSFIDAAAARKVPVRETAWLGRDDEIQEVGFVGGLSAFAFVNKERPDLAEGKVSGALKNNDFVIVVNRIETLEAGKRNIGPYYEQIKRNLLLQESKDAAAHYLNSVAEKVKAVELVTDSATGSAKADTSVEKVTIEKATASFDGFVPGIGYSNPTLFRILSQQKVGEWGEPVVTNDGAAMVKILNRSVPDTTAAKTALTEDLANTWRFGYAMLFNEYVQNLEKAANVESNLDLYYRE; encoded by the coding sequence ATGCTGACATGGATTAACGAAAACGCGAAATGGGTCATTGCCATTTTTGCAGTAGGCATTGCGCTCGGTCTCCTTGCGATGGACCGTACGCCGGAACAGTCTCACCAGTATCCGATCGGCCGTGTGGACGGTGTGGAAATTCCGTATGCGGAATTCAACAACCGTGTGAACCGCATCACCGAGACCAACTACCGGGGGCAGAACCTGAGCGACGAACAGCGCGCCCAGCTCCGCAACAACATTTTCCAGTCCTTCGTCCAGCAGGAACTCCTCAAGGCTCAGTTCGATGAAAATGCGCTTTATGCATCTGTCGCAGAAATGAAGGCTGAACTCAAGAACAATCCAGATGTCGTTCGCCGTCTCGTCGGTGAAGAAGCCCAGCAGCGCGTTTACGCAATCCAGGCGAACTCCGCTAGCGAACAGGAAGCCGCTCAGAATGTTCAGACGTTCATCCAGACCCTTCCGAAGTTCCTTCTCGACACCGCTTTCGACAAGGCTGCATTTGATGCTTGGCTCGAAACTCCGGCCGCATACGAATGGCTCAACATGCAGAACTACGAACAGGAACTCAAGACAATGACGATTCCTCTGCACCAGTTGCAGATTTTCGTGACTGCGAACGCTCACCCGACGAGCCTCGAATCCCAGTGGAACGTGAACAACCGCCTCGTCTCCCAGGATGTCGAAGTCGCCTTTACGTCGGCAAATGATTTCCAGGTCGATCCGGCTTCCGTAGATAGCCTCAAGGTGAACGCTTACTTCGACGCTCATCAGGACAGCTTCTTCGTGACGAAGGATCAGGTTCGTCTCGCTTATGCATACCTTCCGATTCAACCGACTGCAAAGGATGAAGAAGAAATCCGCAAGTATGCGATGACCGTTTACTACCAGGTGAAGGATTCGAACTCCACTTCCAGCTTTGAAGAAATGGCCAAGGTTGCAAGTGAAGACGTCGGTACGGCTGCAAATGGCGGTCTCCTCGGCGATTACACGGCTCGTGGCACTTGGGTCAAGGAATTCGAAGACGTTGCTTTCGCTCTCGATTCCGGCGCTATCTCCGAACCGGTCCGCACCAAGTTTGGTTACCACATCATTCAGAGCCTCGGCAAGATGAAGGATTCGACCGGGACTGAAAAGGTGAAGGCCGCTCACATTCTCTTCTCCGTGACCGCTTCTCCGGAAACCATCGACAGCTTGGAAAAGATCCTCGCAGGCATCAAGTCCGCTGTGGAAGAAAGTGATTCCTCCTTCATCGATGCCGCTGCCGCTCGTAAGGTTCCGGTCCGTGAAACCGCTTGGCTCGGTCGTGACGATGAAATCCAGGAAGTGGGTTTTGTCGGCGGTCTTTCCGCTTTCGCATTCGTGAACAAGGAACGTCCGGACCTCGCAGAAGGCAAGGTCTCTGGCGCTCTCAAGAACAACGACTTCGTGATTGTTGTGAACCGTATCGAAACTCTCGAAGCAGGCAAGCGCAATATCGGTCCGTATTACGAACAAATTAAGCGCAACCTTCTCCTTCAGGAATCGAAGGACGCCGCTGCTCACTACCTGAATTCCGTTGCTGAAAAGGTGAAGGCTGTGGAACTTGTGACGGATTCCGCTACGGGTTCTGCCAAGGCTGATACGAGCGTGGAAAAGGTGACAATCGAAAAGGCTACCGCTTCTTTCGACGGCTTTGTTCCGGGCATCGGCTATTCGAACCCGACTCTCTTCCGCATTCTTTCCCAGCAGAAGGTTGGCGAATGGGGTGAACCGGTCGTGACGAATGACGGTGCCGCTATGGTGAAAATCCTGAACCGTTCTGTTCCGGATACCACCGCTGCAAAGACCGCTCTTACGGAAGACTTGGCCAATACCTGGCGCTTCGGTTATGCGATGCTTTTCAATGAATACGTGCAGAACCTGGAAAAGGCTGCTAACGTGGAAAGCAATCTTGACCTTTACTACCGCGAATAA
- a CDS encoding PilZ domain-containing protein, producing the protein MEFSIEMLGWILLVATMILILIVLMEISRNNHRREVGRMFATEKFEEKIKPLNLSEKEQDMLERLVRQSSFSNKDSILNSPLLFEEAVNFVYKLNGGAEKISPADRHLISTLRKKLGHLDKAAQYSCISTRQFALGKEATLLLPKGKGVEQTVHTKINFMNEVYWGVLKKDVFFAESLVGEKVQVRLNIPGEAVYSAKVSVAGVSQNTLLLQHSTKLHKEQLRRWLRLAVRFPVHLAFGEKQMDGYLVDLSAGGILLTLPEQVPENSLVYIRFNLPGFGEENLQIRILRQLHQGQINEKAGGIDHSASFIGDFSETQERVLQYIFQERRAQKVS; encoded by the coding sequence TTGGAATTCTCGATCGAAATGCTCGGCTGGATTTTGCTTGTCGCAACGATGATTTTAATTCTCATCGTTTTGATGGAAATCAGTCGAAATAATCATCGTCGAGAAGTCGGCAGAATGTTTGCCACCGAAAAATTTGAAGAGAAGATCAAACCGTTGAACTTGAGCGAAAAAGAGCAGGATATGCTTGAACGCTTGGTTCGACAGTCTTCTTTTTCGAACAAGGATTCGATACTGAATTCTCCGCTCCTGTTTGAAGAAGCGGTGAATTTTGTATACAAATTAAACGGCGGCGCTGAAAAAATCTCTCCCGCGGACAGGCATCTGATCTCAACGCTCCGCAAAAAGCTTGGCCATCTGGACAAGGCTGCCCAATATTCTTGCATCTCTACCCGTCAATTTGCGCTTGGAAAAGAGGCGACGCTTCTTTTGCCCAAAGGCAAGGGCGTGGAACAAACGGTCCATACCAAGATTAATTTTATGAACGAGGTCTACTGGGGCGTTTTGAAGAAAGACGTTTTCTTTGCAGAATCGCTAGTCGGTGAAAAGGTGCAGGTCCGTTTGAATATCCCAGGGGAAGCCGTATATTCGGCGAAGGTCAGCGTGGCTGGCGTTAGCCAGAATACGCTTCTTTTGCAGCATTCGACAAAGTTGCATAAAGAGCAGCTCCGTCGTTGGTTGCGTCTTGCGGTGCGTTTTCCGGTCCATTTGGCTTTTGGCGAAAAACAGATGGATGGTTATTTGGTGGATCTTTCCGCCGGCGGTATTCTTTTAACTCTGCCGGAACAGGTCCCTGAAAATTCCTTGGTGTACATCCGTTTTAATCTGCCGGGATTTGGAGAAGAAAATCTGCAAATCCGTATCTTGAGACAGTTGCACCAGGGGCAAATCAACGAGAAGGCGGGTGGAATAGATCACAGCGCCTCTTTTATCGGCGATTTCAGTGAAACTCAGGAGCGCGTCTTACAGTATATATTCCAAGAAAGACGTGCACAAAAGGTATCTTAG
- the nadB gene encoding L-aspartate oxidase: protein MYDILILGAGIAGLSAAIKAAEHGHSVLILTKGAKPDGSSNYAQGGICSVTDPKDSFKLHQEDTCEAGAGLCKKNAVKILVENGPKTIDQLVKWGVKFTPAESNDANIRFDLHLEGGHSHRRILHAADLTGKEIMRALLVKIHEFPNITFLENALIADLILNKNKTRALGAKVIHQKTGEIEAIFAKVTIMATGGAGRLWFHTIDPPDACGDGIAIAARAGTAIQDVEFMQFHPTSLYAPSLKKAFLISEAVRGYGGILKNSKGEEFMNGVHPLRSLAPRDIVARAIHREMKRTGEPCMFLDVTAHNPKDTKTHFPHIYAKCLSAGVDMTKEWIPVVPAAHYMCGGVLVDTWSKTQIEGLYASGEVAATGVHGANRLASNSLLESVVFALRAVENIEKTGILKKSFRTPTIKSEKVKMTGGEHWKKRTVEAKKLMWEKCGIVRSVAGLNEGLAKLREFNSEVEAEMKKPGTKTVALLEFRNAVESSILIVKSALARKESRGLQSILDYPKMSPKLVHHNIYLKYPLENN from the coding sequence GTGTACGATATATTGATCCTTGGTGCCGGTATCGCCGGCTTAAGCGCAGCCATCAAGGCGGCAGAACACGGTCATTCCGTTCTCATTTTAACCAAGGGGGCAAAACCGGATGGTTCATCCAACTACGCCCAGGGCGGCATCTGCTCCGTCACTGACCCCAAAGATTCTTTCAAATTGCACCAGGAAGACACCTGCGAAGCGGGTGCAGGACTTTGCAAAAAGAACGCCGTCAAGATTCTCGTCGAAAACGGTCCAAAGACAATCGATCAGCTGGTGAAATGGGGGGTAAAATTCACCCCGGCAGAATCGAACGATGCGAACATCCGCTTTGACCTTCACCTCGAAGGCGGCCACAGCCATCGCCGTATTCTCCATGCCGCGGACTTGACCGGCAAGGAAATCATGAGAGCCCTCCTTGTGAAGATCCATGAATTCCCGAACATCACCTTCCTTGAAAACGCGCTGATCGCCGATTTGATTTTGAACAAGAACAAGACCCGAGCCCTGGGCGCAAAGGTCATCCACCAGAAGACCGGGGAAATCGAAGCGATTTTCGCCAAGGTGACCATCATGGCTACAGGCGGTGCTGGACGCCTCTGGTTCCACACGATCGACCCTCCTGATGCTTGTGGTGACGGTATTGCGATTGCAGCACGAGCAGGCACCGCGATCCAAGACGTGGAATTTATGCAGTTCCACCCGACATCCCTCTATGCCCCGAGCCTCAAAAAGGCGTTCCTTATTTCGGAAGCGGTTCGCGGATACGGTGGAATCCTCAAGAATTCGAAGGGCGAAGAATTTATGAACGGCGTGCATCCGCTCCGTTCCCTTGCCCCGCGCGACATCGTTGCCCGCGCTATTCACCGTGAAATGAAGCGCACCGGCGAACCTTGTATGTTCCTCGACGTCACGGCCCATAATCCGAAAGACACAAAGACCCACTTCCCGCACATTTACGCAAAGTGCCTTTCCGCTGGTGTCGATATGACGAAGGAATGGATTCCGGTCGTTCCGGCAGCGCACTATATGTGTGGCGGCGTTCTCGTAGACACCTGGTCCAAGACGCAGATCGAAGGACTTTACGCTTCGGGCGAGGTGGCTGCGACAGGCGTACACGGAGCAAACCGTCTTGCTTCGAACTCGCTTCTCGAAAGCGTTGTCTTTGCTCTCCGCGCAGTGGAAAACATTGAAAAGACTGGCATTCTCAAAAAGTCCTTCCGCACACCGACCATCAAGTCGGAAAAGGTCAAAATGACCGGCGGCGAACATTGGAAAAAACGCACCGTCGAAGCCAAGAAGCTCATGTGGGAAAAGTGCGGCATTGTTCGCTCGGTAGCTGGCTTAAACGAAGGACTCGCTAAGCTTCGCGAATTCAACAGCGAAGTCGAAGCCGAAATGAAGAAGCCAGGAACCAAGACCGTCGCCCTTCTCGAATTCCGCAACGCCGTCGAAAGCAGCATCCTGATCGTAAAGAGCGCTCTCGCCCGAAAGGAATCCCGCGGTCTGCAGTCGATTCTCGACTACCCGAAGATGTCCCCGAAGCTTGTACATCACAACATCTATTTGAAGTACCCGCTCGAGAACAACTAA
- the pyrR gene encoding bifunctional pyr operon transcriptional regulator/uracil phosphoribosyltransferase PyrR: MKDNCKRIRQLLDAKAMETALDNMASAVSELISSPENVLVLGMASRGIPLARKLAERLSNRYHVEIPCGSLDATFYRDDFHYRKPLATTEMRITEMPASVEGKTVILVDDVLYTGRSARAAIQAILDMGRPAAIRFCVLVDRGHRELPIAADATGLSVKTLANEEVRVLIESVDPETAVYLVQVENV; this comes from the coding sequence GTGAAGGATAATTGCAAAAGGATCCGTCAGCTTCTCGACGCAAAGGCGATGGAAACCGCCTTGGACAACATGGCGTCGGCTGTGTCGGAGCTGATTTCTTCTCCAGAAAATGTCCTTGTTCTCGGCATGGCGAGCCGTGGAATTCCGCTTGCTCGTAAGCTTGCAGAACGTTTGTCGAACCGCTATCACGTCGAAATCCCATGCGGAAGCCTCGATGCGACATTCTACCGTGATGACTTCCATTACCGCAAGCCTCTCGCGACAACAGAAATGCGCATTACGGAAATGCCTGCGTCCGTCGAAGGGAAAACGGTCATTCTTGTCGATGACGTCCTTTACACGGGACGTTCTGCCCGTGCAGCCATCCAAGCGATTCTTGATATGGGACGTCCGGCGGCGATTCGTTTTTGTGTCTTGGTGGACCGCGGCCATCGGGAACTGCCGATTGCGGCAGATGCCACGGGCCTTTCGGTCAAGACTTTGGCAAATGAAGAAGTTCGGGTGCTGATTGAATCGGTCGATCCGGAAACAGCCGTTTATCTTGTTCAAGTGGAGAATGTATGA
- a CDS encoding aspartate carbamoyltransferase catalytic subunit, protein MTSSLSIRHLVGLQGVSESDIRTILDTAVEFRQLLERPVKKVPSLRGLTIVNLFFENSTRTRTSFELAEKRLSADIVNFSSSSSSVKKGETLLDTLRNIESMKIDVVVVRHKGTGVPQFIADHSNAIVLNAGDGAHEHPTQALLDMFTIEQKLGKLKGKKIAIVGDIRHSRVARSDSWGMTTLGASVTLCGPSTLLPRYRADFPNVSWETDVKKAVAGADAVIALRLQKERMEDSLLPSLREYRNYFGVTEEVLDKAKDSALIMHPGPINRGVELDSDVADGEHSVILAQVTNGVAVRMSALYLLSGGRANG, encoded by the coding sequence ATGACATCTTCTCTGTCCATCCGTCATCTCGTAGGCCTTCAGGGCGTTAGCGAAAGCGACATCCGCACGATTCTGGATACGGCGGTTGAATTCCGTCAGCTCTTGGAACGTCCGGTTAAAAAGGTCCCTTCCCTCCGCGGTCTCACGATTGTAAACCTGTTCTTCGAGAACAGCACGCGTACCCGCACAAGCTTTGAACTCGCAGAAAAGCGTCTCTCTGCAGACATTGTAAACTTCTCCAGTTCCAGTTCAAGTGTGAAGAAGGGCGAAACTCTTCTCGACACGCTTCGCAATATTGAATCGATGAAGATCGATGTTGTCGTGGTCCGTCACAAGGGGACAGGTGTTCCCCAGTTCATCGCGGATCATTCGAATGCGATTGTTTTGAATGCGGGCGATGGCGCTCACGAACATCCAACGCAGGCTCTTCTTGACATGTTCACCATTGAACAGAAACTTGGAAAATTGAAGGGTAAAAAGATTGCGATTGTCGGCGACATTCGCCACAGCCGCGTAGCCCGTTCCGACTCCTGGGGTATGACGACTCTCGGAGCTTCGGTTACGCTCTGTGGACCGAGTACGCTGCTTCCGCGTTACCGTGCGGACTTCCCGAACGTCTCTTGGGAAACCGATGTGAAGAAGGCTGTTGCTGGTGCAGATGCGGTAATCGCGCTCCGTCTTCAGAAGGAACGCATGGAAGATTCCTTGCTTCCGAGTCTTCGCGAATACCGCAATTACTTTGGTGTGACTGAAGAAGTTTTGGACAAGGCCAAGGATTCCGCTTTAATTATGCATCCGGGGCCTATCAACCGCGGTGTGGAACTCGATTCGGACGTCGCGGATGGTGAACATTCTGTAATTCTCGCTCAGGTGACGAATGGCGTGGCTGTTCGTATGTCGGCTCTTTATCTCCTTTCGGGAGGTCGTGCAAATGGATAA
- a CDS encoding dihydroorotase, which translates to MDNVILKNVRPFVNGNFEAATTISIVDGVFRDSAPEGTPVVDVNGALAIPALFALGIDFQEPKRDDIYTYRDGFRAMHRGGFYGGLYESTANPVDGIQRLVAEKAALGYQGYDIRVLGAINQDYEAKALAEMCELADGGVAGFGDGNKAFGSMRFLRLCLEYGAMTKKRFFFLPYDYSLAHGGYVNEGNFSDMIGMKGVPEQAETLPLFSLLEMSRWLGVPMHIKQVTSKSALNLIRRAREMGVDVTCDVDIHHLLFCDEEVATLNTSLNLHPPVRSSDDRDALWQGLADGTIQAVSINHFPVHREDKEVNFEDAVPGAISLEIALPALWNRLTERLGEKRAVEVLSSKPAEIAGADVVSLAPGKKASLVVFDPNGVTDVTSKTFAGGVENSPFLGQTLSGKILGSYVAGIWG; encoded by the coding sequence ATGGATAATGTGATTTTGAAAAATGTCCGTCCTTTTGTGAACGGAAACTTTGAAGCGGCGACGACGATTTCGATTGTGGACGGTGTCTTTCGCGATTCTGCACCGGAAGGAACTCCGGTCGTGGACGTAAATGGCGCTCTTGCCATTCCGGCACTCTTTGCCTTGGGAATCGATTTCCAGGAACCGAAGCGTGACGACATTTATACGTACCGTGACGGTTTTCGCGCCATGCACCGTGGTGGATTTTATGGTGGTCTTTATGAAAGTACAGCAAACCCGGTTGATGGTATTCAGCGCTTGGTCGCAGAAAAGGCGGCTCTCGGTTATCAGGGTTATGACATCCGCGTTCTTGGCGCAATCAACCAGGATTATGAAGCGAAGGCTCTAGCTGAAATGTGCGAACTTGCCGACGGTGGCGTTGCCGGTTTCGGCGACGGCAACAAGGCTTTCGGTTCGATGCGTTTTTTACGCCTTTGCCTTGAATATGGTGCAATGACGAAGAAACGTTTCTTCTTCTTGCCGTATGACTATTCTCTCGCTCACGGTGGTTATGTGAACGAAGGAAACTTCTCCGACATGATTGGCATGAAGGGTGTTCCGGAACAGGCGGAAACGCTTCCGCTCTTCTCGCTTCTTGAAATGTCCCGCTGGCTCGGTGTGCCGATGCACATCAAGCAGGTGACTTCCAAATCGGCACTCAATTTGATTCGCCGTGCCCGTGAAATGGGCGTCGATGTGACTTGCGACGTGGATATTCATCATCTGCTCTTCTGCGATGAAGAAGTGGCAACCTTGAACACCAGTTTGAACCTGCATCCGCCAGTACGCTCGTCCGATGATCGTGATGCGCTTTGGCAGGGGCTTGCAGACGGCACGATCCAGGCGGTGAGCATCAACCACTTCCCGGTACACCGCGAAGACAAGGAAGTGAATTTTGAAGACGCTGTCCCCGGCGCGATTTCTCTCGAAATTGCACTTCCGGCACTTTGGAATAGATTAACGGAACGTCTTGGTGAAAAGCGTGCTGTTGAAGTTCTTTCTTCAAAGCCTGCAGAAATTGCCGGTGCGGACGTGGTAAGTCTTGCTCCGGGTAAAAAGGCTTCGCTCGTCGTTTTTGATCCGAATGGCGTTACCGACGTCACTTCCAAGACTTTTGCAGGTGGCGTGGAAAATTCTCCGTTCCTGGGTCAAACGCTCTCTGGCAAAATCCTTGGCTCCTACGTCGCTGGAATCTGGGGGTAA
- a CDS encoding peptidylprolyl isomerase has protein sequence MFNQLDLPKSGETIAIIKTNHGEMRARLFPEIVGECATNFIELAQQGKYDGAPFHRIIKGFMIQGGDFTRRNGTGGHAAQGPNSTIGDKYDERLTHLRGALSWAKTMMPHSIGSQFFIVHPAEGTHFLDHPAKGGPAEGYSVFGQLFDGFDVLDDIASVRTDGQDYPYEDVLIESVTIETVA, from the coding sequence ATGTTCAATCAGCTTGACCTCCCAAAAAGCGGAGAAACAATCGCCATCATCAAGACGAACCACGGTGAAATGCGCGCACGCCTCTTCCCGGAAATCGTTGGCGAATGCGCTACGAATTTCATCGAACTTGCCCAGCAGGGCAAATACGACGGCGCTCCGTTCCACCGCATCATCAAGGGTTTCATGATTCAAGGCGGTGACTTTACCCGCCGGAACGGCACGGGTGGCCATGCAGCACAGGGTCCAAATTCGACCATCGGCGACAAGTACGACGAACGCCTCACCCACTTGCGCGGTGCTCTCAGCTGGGCAAAGACCATGATGCCTCATTCCATCGGAAGCCAGTTCTTCATCGTTCACCCGGCAGAAGGAACGCACTTCCTCGACCATCCGGCTAAAGGCGGTCCGGCAGAAGGCTACTCCGTTTTCGGCCAGCTCTTTGACGGTTTTGATGTTCTGGACGATATCGCCAGCGTTCGCACCGACGGTCAGGACTATCCGTACGAAGACGTCCTTATCGAATCGGTAACGATTGAAACGGTCGCCTAA
- a CDS encoding PilN domain-containing protein — MAAKGKKKSLCVEINLLPAEDRQTKLDLTWIVDRRVVWPTIALLVALVAVFMVQSYISETTETLQNRLDSTREEVERQRPILDKITALDAKLKVIAQKNTGLKSIQVSKKRWVILFENISSMMPPNMWLVSLNQVSPLDMELRGVTYDFSEVAEYMVKLEKQASFKSVTLTDISTTKIDGEEAYSFVIKAGIKPDLGLEGGSK; from the coding sequence ATGGCTGCCAAGGGAAAAAAGAAATCGCTTTGCGTAGAAATCAACTTGTTGCCTGCCGAAGACCGGCAGACCAAGCTTGACCTGACGTGGATCGTTGACCGACGTGTTGTGTGGCCGACGATTGCTTTGCTCGTGGCGTTGGTCGCGGTCTTCATGGTGCAATCTTATATCTCTGAAACCACAGAAACTCTTCAGAACCGCCTGGATTCCACGCGGGAAGAAGTGGAAAGACAGCGTCCGATTTTGGATAAAATCACTGCTTTGGATGCAAAGCTCAAGGTGATTGCCCAAAAGAATACTGGTTTGAAGTCCATTCAGGTCAGCAAAAAACGTTGGGTTATTTTGTTCGAAAATATTTCGTCGATGATGCCGCCGAATATGTGGCTTGTGTCGTTGAACCAGGTTTCTCCGTTAGATATGGAACTCCGCGGTGTAACTTACGATTTTTCGGAAGTGGCGGAATACATGGTGAAGCTTGAAAAACAGGCGAGCTTCAAATCGGTGACGCTCACGGACATTTCGACGACCAAGATCGATGGCGAAGAAGCTTATAGCTTTGTCATCAAGGCCGGCATTAAACCGGACCTCGGCTTGGAAGGAGGTTCGAAATAA